GGCAATCACCGCTGATAAACATTTTGAGATTGCTATACTTCCAAAAACTACACTTTCAAGAATGAATGATTTTCGGAGAGATGGAATTTTAATTGACATTTACATAGAAGCTGGACAAGAACGAATACCTGGTCATCGCAATGTGCTAGCTGCATCATCAAACTACTTCTACGCTATGTTCACAAGTAACATGAAAGAGAAACATGATGATACAATACATATATCCAACATTGATGCTGCAACAATGTTATCGATTATCAATTACATATATACAGGACAGATATGCTTAAGTCCTGATAATGTGCAGTCTGTTTTTGAAGCAGCCTGTCTAATGCAGCTTACCAAACTACAAAAGTGCTGTTCTGAATTTTTTATTCACAATTTGGATGCCAGTAACTGCTTAGGAGTGTACAATCTTGCAATTTTGCATGACATAACTGACCTAGCAAATACAACGCTGAATGTGGTATTGCAATCATTCTCTGATGTTTTATGTGAAGAAGATTTTCTTCGACTTACAAAAGAGCAACTAACAGAGATGCTGAAGAAAGATGTGATAGTTAAAAGTGAAAATCAGGTTTTTGAAGGATTGATAAAATGGATTAAATATGACATGGATACAAGGCAAAAGCATCTTCATGATCTCTTGAAAGAAATTCGACTTGTTCATATGAAAGAAAAGTATTTAATAAAGTCAGTTCTTCAGCACCCTTTAATTGAAGAAAGTGCCCAATGTCGTGATGTCATCAGTAAGACAATGGGCTTTTGGAATCTTTGTCCAGATAAGCAAATTGAAGTACGAGATAGCTGTCTCTGTTATCAAGCAAGACCTTATCGTGAAAAGATCTTCATTATTGGTGGTAAGGATGAAGATCAAAATttccaaaataatattttatcttGTGATGAAATTCAGCTTTCAAAATCTTGTTGGAAACATGAGGCTACTCTTCCACTACCGTTACATGACTTGGATCTCATTGCTACTGCTCTAGATGATTCCATATTTATCAGTCAGCACAAACCAGCTATTCGTGCCAGTCCAAGCCCAATGTCGTCGAATCGTTGGATTTATCACCTAAAGGAGAAAACATGGAAAAAAATCCAGGCATCTCGCTTAAAATTTCGCTTTGAATTTGGAATAGCTTATCTTGAAGGATTTGTTTACATAATTGGTGGATATGATGCTAACATGAGGGATGTAAGTAAAGTTGAGCGGTATAATTGTCAGACAGATACTTGGGATGAAGTGGCAAAATTACCATATGTTACAGACTCTTGTGTGGCTGCAGAATGTAACCGT
This is a stretch of genomic DNA from Antedon mediterranea chromosome 3, ecAntMedi1.1, whole genome shotgun sequence. It encodes these proteins:
- the LOC140044937 gene encoding ectoderm-neural cortex protein 1-like; this translates as MAITADKHFEIAILPKTTLSRMNDFRRDGILIDIYIEAGQERIPGHRNVLAASSNYFYAMFTSNMKEKHDDTIHISNIDAATMLSIINYIYTGQICLSPDNVQSVFEAACLMQLTKLQKCCSEFFIHNLDASNCLGVYNLAILHDITDLANTTLNVVLQSFSDVLCEEDFLRLTKEQLTEMLKKDVIVKSENQVFEGLIKWIKYDMDTRQKHLHDLLKEIRLVHMKEKYLIKSVLQHPLIEESAQCRDVISKTMGFWNLCPDKQIEVRDSCLCYQARPYREKIFIIGGKDEDQNFQNNILSCDEIQLSKSCWKHEATLPLPLHDLDLIATALDDSIFISQHKPAIRASPSPMSSNRWIYHLKEKTWKKIQASRLKFRFEFGIAYLEGFVYIIGGYDANMRDVSKVERYNCQTDTWDEVAKLPYVTDSCVAAECNRRIIVIGGHSSSRKAETLVQSYDPSTDRWTMINPLTCTINIKDVSCLSLEGKVYVFYSNPDMHVLYYNQNNKKWQELLTCEKKQVMFSVCRYQRCIALIGGLQGDYIDVEVVGSVDIFKPNTAEWKLLPNAAIPRCAHQSVSFLLSNIS